From the Leucobacter denitrificans genome, one window contains:
- a CDS encoding long-chain-fatty-acid--CoA ligase — protein MNLNETRAWNRFYAKGTPVDIEPVTGSLIDLLDERCAQWADRDAISFFGSTLTYRELGNRVARVANGLKQLGVAAGDRVALIMPNAPQHVIAFYAALRLGATVVEHNPLYTRDELEVQFRDHGAQVVIAWDKVAPTVQALPKELGIHTVVAVDVTRAMPFATRLALRLPIQKARESRAKLTGPTTGTVSFASLERTAALPSSHPRPAASDIACLQYTSGTTGTPKGAMISHSNLWSNARQGAAWMPDFTRGEGSIYGLLPMFHSFGLLLSVIYSVETGSRAVLFPTFDPELVSQAAKKFPPTFVPAVPPMFDRLARVARDGALDLSGVVYAISGAMTLTPAIVKRWEDLAGSMLNEGYGLTETSPVALANPFNESRRIGAIGIPFPSTDIRVVDPNEPTREVELGESGELLIKGPQVFQGYWNRPEETAETLLEGGWLRTGDLVVQDDDGFVTVVDRKKELIITGGFNVSPSEVETVITEVPGVLECAVVGVPRGGGAEVVTVAVILEEGAEFDENAAREIARKRLAEYKRPSTYVVWEELPKSLIGKVLRRKVRDALIADRKAVRALPEDEG, from the coding sequence GTGAATCTCAACGAAACTCGTGCCTGGAACCGCTTCTATGCCAAGGGAACTCCGGTAGATATCGAGCCGGTAACTGGCTCACTCATTGACTTGCTCGACGAACGTTGCGCACAGTGGGCAGACCGAGACGCTATCAGCTTCTTTGGTTCGACTCTGACCTATCGCGAACTCGGTAACCGCGTCGCGCGCGTCGCGAATGGCCTCAAGCAATTGGGTGTCGCGGCGGGGGATCGCGTGGCGCTCATCATGCCAAATGCCCCGCAGCACGTTATTGCGTTTTACGCGGCGCTCAGGTTGGGCGCGACGGTCGTTGAACATAACCCGCTGTACACGCGAGATGAACTCGAGGTGCAGTTCAGAGACCATGGCGCACAGGTCGTCATTGCGTGGGACAAGGTTGCACCGACTGTACAGGCGCTTCCGAAGGAACTTGGGATCCACACCGTTGTTGCGGTCGATGTGACTCGCGCCATGCCGTTCGCAACGCGGCTCGCACTTCGCCTGCCGATTCAGAAGGCGCGCGAGTCTCGTGCGAAGCTCACCGGGCCAACGACCGGAACTGTTTCGTTTGCGAGCCTGGAACGCACGGCTGCGCTTCCTAGTTCGCACCCCCGCCCGGCGGCTAGCGATATCGCGTGTTTGCAGTACACCTCCGGCACGACGGGAACACCGAAGGGTGCGATGATCTCGCACTCAAACCTCTGGTCGAATGCGCGTCAGGGTGCTGCGTGGATGCCCGATTTCACACGCGGTGAGGGGAGCATCTACGGTCTGCTCCCCATGTTCCACTCGTTCGGCTTGCTTCTGTCTGTGATCTATTCGGTCGAAACCGGTTCTCGAGCGGTGTTGTTTCCGACGTTCGATCCAGAACTCGTTTCGCAGGCCGCAAAGAAGTTCCCGCCAACCTTCGTTCCAGCGGTGCCACCCATGTTCGACAGGCTCGCACGCGTTGCGCGCGACGGTGCGCTCGATCTGAGCGGAGTCGTGTACGCGATCTCTGGCGCAATGACGCTGACGCCTGCGATTGTGAAGCGCTGGGAAGATCTTGCGGGAAGTATGCTCAATGAGGGATACGGGCTCACGGAAACGAGTCCCGTCGCGCTCGCGAACCCCTTCAATGAGTCGCGGCGCATCGGTGCGATTGGCATTCCATTCCCGTCGACGGATATTCGGGTTGTCGACCCCAACGAGCCCACTCGCGAGGTTGAGCTCGGCGAGTCAGGCGAACTGCTTATCAAGGGGCCGCAGGTCTTCCAGGGGTACTGGAATCGCCCTGAGGAGACTGCTGAGACACTGCTCGAAGGTGGGTGGCTGCGCACTGGTGACCTCGTGGTGCAAGACGACGATGGGTTTGTGACAGTTGTGGATCGCAAGAAGGAACTGATCATCACGGGCGGGTTCAACGTCTCCCCCAGTGAGGTTGAGACCGTCATCACTGAGGTACCAGGCGTGCTTGAGTGTGCGGTAGTCGGAGTGCCGCGCGGCGGCGGTGCAGAGGTTGTTACGGTCGCTGTGATCCTTGAAGAGGGTGCCGAGTTCGACGAGAACGCTGCGCGAGAGATCGCGCGTAAGCGTCTTGCGGAGTACAAGCGCCCATCGACATATGTTGTTTGGGAGGAACTGCCGAAGTCACTTATCGGCAAGGTACTTCGCCGCAAGGTGCGCGACGCACTCATTGCGGATCGCAAGGCGGTGCGGGCCCTTCCAGAGGATGAGGGTTAG
- a CDS encoding thiolase family protein, translating into MVAASPRERIVILGGARTAIGSFGGAFKDVGAYELGAAATVEALKRTGIGAEEVGEVVMGCISQVGPDAYNARRVALGAGLDRSVPAFNVNRLCGSGLQAIWSAAQELLWSPDLTVAVAGGNESMSRTPFLEFNARGNSRLGDRKLLDGTLAILTDPFSNKHMGFTAVNVANKYGISREQQDEFALESQRRASTDEARAAFAEEIVTVSSGGRKPVEVSVDEHPKPNTTLEILAGLRPAFDPEGSVTAGNSSGINDGAASTVLMRESDVRERGLSGLVTLEAVATAAMEPELMGYAPVVALERLWRQTGLSPADVDVFEVNEAFAAQAVAVVRDAGLDPEKVNPYGGAIALGHPVGATGAILTLRAALDLHRRDLEYAVVTMCIGGGQALAALLRRYDG; encoded by the coding sequence TGGTGCGTACGAGCTCGGTGCCGCAGCAACCGTCGAGGCGCTGAAGCGCACCGGTATCGGGGCAGAAGAGGTTGGCGAAGTTGTCATGGGCTGCATTTCGCAGGTGGGCCCAGACGCATACAACGCTCGGCGAGTTGCGCTCGGGGCTGGGCTCGACCGCAGCGTGCCGGCATTCAACGTGAATCGTCTGTGTGGATCGGGGCTGCAAGCAATCTGGTCTGCAGCTCAAGAACTGCTCTGGTCGCCTGACCTCACGGTCGCCGTCGCTGGCGGAAACGAGTCAATGTCTCGCACCCCGTTCCTGGAGTTCAATGCGCGTGGCAATTCACGACTTGGCGACCGCAAACTCCTTGACGGTACGCTCGCAATTCTCACTGACCCCTTCAGCAACAAGCACATGGGTTTCACCGCAGTGAATGTCGCAAACAAGTACGGCATCTCGCGTGAACAGCAGGATGAGTTTGCGCTCGAATCCCAGCGCCGAGCATCGACTGACGAGGCACGTGCTGCCTTTGCCGAGGAAATTGTGACGGTATCGTCGGGCGGACGAAAGCCAGTCGAAGTTTCGGTCGATGAGCACCCGAAGCCAAACACAACGCTCGAAATACTCGCGGGCCTTCGTCCCGCGTTCGACCCAGAGGGGTCAGTGACCGCGGGCAACTCATCTGGCATCAACGATGGTGCAGCGTCAACCGTGCTCATGCGCGAGTCGGACGTTCGTGAGCGTGGCCTTTCTGGCCTCGTCACCCTAGAGGCCGTAGCAACGGCAGCGATGGAGCCCGAACTCATGGGGTACGCACCGGTTGTTGCTCTCGAACGCCTGTGGAGGCAAACCGGCCTTTCACCCGCAGACGTAGACGTGTTTGAAGTCAACGAAGCATTCGCGGCGCAGGCCGTCGCAGTCGTTCGAGACGCTGGTCTCGACCCCGAAAAGGTCAACCCATACGGTGGTGCGATCGCGCTCGGTCACCCGGTTGGCGCAACCGGTGCGATCCTCACACTGCGAGCCGCACTCGACCTGCATCGCAGAGACCTCGAGTACGCCGTCGTCACCATGTGCATCGGTGGTGGCCAGGCACTCGCCGCACTACTTCGCCGCTACGATGGGTAA